In Fusobacterium periodonticum ATCC 33693, the following are encoded in one genomic region:
- a CDS encoding polysaccharide deacetylase family protein translates to MIITLIILVIIILLIIIFNKRAVPAFLYHQVNPISNVTPELFEEHLKVIKEYKMNTITISELYNKEVPTNSILLTFDDGYFDNYKYVFPLLKKYNMKATIFLNTLYIMDKRETEPEIKDNNTVNLEAMKEYIKSGKATINQYMSWEEIKEMYDSSLIDFQAHSHKHMAMFVDTKIEGLTNKERMEAPELYLYGELQDNFPVFPKRGEYTGRATLVKKEFFKIFKDFYEKNIENKITDKNEILKKCQEFINGNKEYFSIESETDYEKRIKEDFSENKKIIERNLGNEVKFFCWPWGHRSKATIKVLKELGIVGFVSTKKGTNSMTANWDMIRRIELRNYSVKKFKINLLLARNLILGKIYGWIS, encoded by the coding sequence AATAATAATACTTTTAATTATTATTTTTAATAAAAGAGCAGTACCTGCTTTTCTATATCATCAGGTAAATCCCATCTCTAATGTTACTCCAGAATTATTTGAAGAACATCTAAAAGTTATAAAAGAATATAAGATGAATACTATAACTATTTCAGAACTATATAATAAAGAAGTACCAACAAATTCAATACTTCTAACTTTTGATGATGGTTACTTTGACAATTATAAATATGTGTTTCCTTTATTAAAAAAATACAATATGAAAGCAACTATATTTTTAAATACTTTATATATAATGGATAAAAGGGAAACAGAACCTGAAATTAAAGATAATAATACTGTAAATTTAGAAGCTATGAAAGAATATATCAAAAGTGGTAAAGCCACTATTAATCAATATATGTCTTGGGAAGAGATAAAAGAGATGTATGATAGTTCTTTGATAGATTTTCAAGCACATTCTCATAAACATATGGCTATGTTTGTTGATACTAAGATAGAAGGACTTACAAATAAAGAAAGAATGGAAGCTCCTGAACTATACTTATATGGAGAGTTACAAGATAATTTTCCAGTTTTTCCAAAAAGAGGAGAATATACAGGAAGAGCAACTCTTGTTAAAAAAGAATTCTTTAAGATTTTCAAAGATTTTTATGAAAAAAATATAGAAAATAAAATTACTGATAAGAATGAAATTTTAAAAAAATGTCAGGAATTTATCAATGGAAACAAAGAGTATTTTTCTATTGAAAGTGAAACTGACTATGAAAAAAGAATAAAAGAAGATTTTTCAGAAAATAAAAAAATAATAGAAAGAAATCTAGGAAATGAAGTGAAATTCTTTTGTTGGCCTTGGGGACATAGAAGTAAGGCAACAATTAAAGTTTTAAAAGAATTAGGAATAGTTGGCTTTGTATCTACTAAAAAAGGAACTAATTCTATGACAGCAAATTGGGATATGATAAGAAGAATAGAATTAAGAAACTATAGTGTTAAAAAATTTAAAATTAATTTACTGCTTGCAAGAAATCTAATTTTAGGAAAAATATATGGTTGGATATCTTAA
- a CDS encoding glycosyltransferase family 2 protein has translation MTLTVSIITLNEEKNLERTLKSVQDFADEIVIVDSGSTDKTEEIAKKFGAKFVYQEWLGYGAQRNKAIDLATSDWVLNIDADEEISPELAKRIKAIKENSRYKVYKINFMSVCFNKKIKHGGWSNSYRIRLFRKDSGRFNENNVHEEFETNQEIAKLHKYIYHHTYSDLADYFERFNKYTTLGAIEYYKKGKKASLISIVLSPIYKFLRMYIVRLGFLDGLEGLLLATTSSLYTMVKYYKLREIYKNKSYIEKEGNDGN, from the coding sequence GTGACCTTAACCGTTTCAATAATAACTTTAAATGAAGAGAAAAATTTAGAAAGAACTTTAAAATCTGTACAAGATTTTGCTGATGAGATAGTGATTGTAGATAGTGGATCAACAGATAAAACAGAAGAAATTGCTAAGAAATTTGGAGCAAAGTTTGTATATCAAGAATGGCTTGGGTACGGTGCACAAAGGAATAAAGCTATAGATTTAGCAACTTCAGATTGGGTATTAAATATTGATGCTGATGAAGAAATTTCACCTGAACTTGCCAAAAGAATAAAGGCAATAAAAGAAAATAGTCGTTATAAAGTATATAAAATAAACTTTATGTCAGTTTGTTTTAACAAGAAAATAAAACATGGTGGTTGGAGTAACTCATATAGAATTAGATTGTTTAGAAAAGATTCAGGAAGATTTAATGAAAATAATGTTCATGAAGAGTTTGAAACAAATCAAGAAATAGCTAAACTTCATAAATATATTTATCATCACACTTATTCTGATTTAGCAGATTATTTTGAAAGATTTAATAAATACACAACTTTAGGAGCTATTGAGTATTATAAAAAAGGAAAAAAGGCTAGTTTAATTTCTATAGTATTGAGTCCAATATATAAATTTTTAAGAATGTATATAGTAAGACTTGGTTTTTTAGATGGGCTTGAAGGACTTCTATTGGCTACAACAAGTTCACTTTATACTATGGTTAAATACTATAAATTAAGAGAAATATACAAAAATAAGTCCTATATTGAAAAGGAAGGAAACGATGGAAATTAA